From the Cololabis saira isolate AMF1-May2022 chromosome 24, fColSai1.1, whole genome shotgun sequence genome, the window GGGCAAGAAGAAGGACGAGGCCAAGATCGCCAAGGTAACCAGCCAACCAGTTTGGACGTTCGGCCTGCAGTTTGTGTGCGTTTGAGCGTGCACGAGCGACTTAAGGTGGTATGAGAGATAAAACTGTTTCTGCAGCATTTATATGGGACAtttctgtttcaggtaaatgACTTTCAGactatttctttatttgatatagtgatgcaccgaaatgaaaatttgtggccgaaaccgaaaccgaaaataataataaacacttggccgaataccgaacatggttcttcgcagtttttcatttattttgccaattttttcaccatttttttcaaagaaaaaaatcttttacaaaattacaaggtagaaaatatttattgaacataaaaaactgaacattttttaatttcccagcattgttattttggttccacctcgtggtgaatgttaggtaaaattcttatgtggttactttttggttggccaatgaTTTacgtttgtggtgcgcaacttttacaggagtggccagtctatttccttatattacaacgctgttattaattgttcgttttttttcccacttattccaccgaacaccaagtgtttttttgcctttttcggccgaacaatttcggttacccaacaatcggtgcatcactaattttatattttacataaaaaccTATGAAGCCGTTTTATTTTCCCAGACTGTGAATATGTTTATTGGCCATTTTAACCTggaggatccagacctgcagttccacctcaggtcctggtccagacccTTGTGGTCAGTggtggaactgcaggtctggatccttcatttttttttgtcttatttatagttttCTAGTTGGTGAAGAGGGAAAAGCGTCATTTCCATTCATGCCACCTTAAATCAGCGTTTGCAGTTTCACCCTTTACATCCAGCTCATGAAGTTTTGTTGGAGTCTTTCAGGCCGGCGTGTTCCAGCACTAACGTGTTTGCGTTTGCTCCGCCTCCTCCGCCTGCTGCATGCTGGGTGTGCTTGCTGTGGTTAGCCGGCGGCCTTGTTGGAGATGGCGGCTCCCAGCTGGGCCCAGGGTTTGATTTCAGCCCACCAGGTGGCTCAGACTAACCTCTCCTACAACCAGGTGAACGCTctggttcttctcctcttcctcacaccccccctttccccagagataactaaataaaacaccagagttgtcaaaagtattcacatccattactcaggtagaagtatagatactagagtttaaaaatactcctgtagaagttgaagtatcaactcaagttttttactcaagtaaaagtataaaagtactggtttcaaaactacttaaagtataaaagtaaaagtaatgtaagggggaaaaaagccattaaggacaaaagccattgaaaatgaatgtatcttagtataatgcaaatatattaaagaaccatacatgtgtactattgagcattaacatgtgtttcagagagcaggagatatgatgactagttgcctataagtattgtaatggcgcaaaaagtcaaacttcagaggcatgttatcatttatcctaacctttattggaatgtacatccaagtttagttgcaggaatctgagggaacggatgtaagaacaaaactggacaagaacatctgaaacaaccacaaccaaattcactctatccggatggagcaatttaactggatagttttttttaaaggccgaaatgaaatagagtaacgaggctgtttttaaaacgtaaggtgtaaaaagtacagataattgcatgaaaatgtaaggagtaaaagtaaaaagtcctccagtgaagtatagataaccaaaatttctacttaagtaaggtaatgaagtatttgtacttcgttatttgacacctctgtaaaaCACTCAAGTGTGCAGGCGGTCACATGATCAGCAGTGGGCGGAGCTGAACCTGGAGCTCCCGCAGTGTTTGAAATATCTGCTGCTCATCTTTGCAGTGATTTAAAAAGTGTCATGGTTTGGGCTGATGGCTGcagactaaagttgctttcgttaACAAAATTTATGattaaatatcgtcgtcaacgaaccttcatcacctgaggaaaacgagacaagacgcaacgaaaatgctggccatgtgacgataacgataattaaatatataatgcaatatcgtagaggaataaaaacgagactaaaatgtagattacaaaataaaaactctgttaaaatgtgtctttattttcgttgaccaaacgAGGCGAAATGTTCTaaaaaagatccttaatgtccatgttttcagtagtttctctggtttaatgtccatgttttcagtagtttctctggtttaatgtccatgttttcagtagtttctctggtttaatgtccatgttttcagtagtttcctctggtttaatgtccatgttttcagtagtttctctggtttaatgtccatgttttcagtagtttctctggtttagttctgctgggtgacgttagtcctcaatcccagtcgctgcagcaggaatcagatccagaagatgcagctgcagagttagaggctgatgccgttaacgcagagctctagttaacgtcattaaaaacaaagttacagagagaaacgcagggatctgctctggggctggagaagaagaagatccatctttggatacactttcctacatagacgtggaaaagaaaacccaatgtgtcgttgaaaaagaaaaagacggagagaaatgcggaaaaataaatatgttgtaaactcaaattagagtcttctgtatctggaatgaatgtattcttgagtctataaggtaacaataatataataataagataaccttgtttgaattgtaaaatgggtttggctaaatacaatattggactaaaataagactaaaatgctcagacttttagtcgactgaaacttgaaatGACTAAAAGGAGtagaacgtgactaaaactaataaaaactaaaatgatagcttgccAGGCTGATAAAATCAACACTCCTGCAGACACGGTGAGGTGGGAAAGTTTCCTTTACCGTTACAATCCAAATTATCACCTCATCAATCAAAGAATCAGCAGTTCTTAGTTTACACGTGTCAgtcctctgattggctgctgagaGGTTTGTTATCTTCCGTCCTTCTGCTGATCATGTCTGCCGACCTGATCGCAGCCCGATCAATCAGAACCATCGCTTGACTCTTTGGTCTCCCTGCAAGGACCCGTGTGGCCTTCAGGCTGGAGACGCAGCAGAGCCAGATCAtttagggtgtgtgtgtgtgtgtgtgtgtgtgtgtgtgtgtgtgtgtgtgtgtgtgtgtgtgtgtgtgtgtgtgtgtgtgtgtgtgtgtgtgtgtgtgtgtgtgtgtgtgtgtgtgtgtgtgtgtgtgtgtgtgtgtgtgtgcaggccgAGGAGGAGCTGGGCCGAGCTCAGAAGATCTTCGAGGAGCTGAACGTGGGCCTGCAGGACGAGCTCCCGGCGCTGTGGGACAGGTGAGACCCGCAGATACGCACCTTCATCCGTCACTCAGAACCAGTACTCgaattgtaaaaaataaatcaggggggatggtggattttatcatatggggacagataatttgtgctgattacaaataatataatatattacaaataatagcagtgaccaaaacagctgcagaaatactgcaggaatgacatagcagcagttaaatgcagccttctgtaagctttaaatatccactgggcttacatcaaatacatcaaaacacaacaataaaaaacacttttctgaacttatcaatatgactctgtccttcacaggataagtaaaatggatcactgcaaaaactcaaaatcttaacaagaatatttgtcttatttatagttaaaatgtctcattttagtaaaaaaaatctcattacacttaaaacaagactcatcactggaaaaaacaacaatttccacctgtttcaagtagattttcacttaaaataagtagaaaaatctgccagtggaacaagattctttcgcttgtaataagaagatagataaatcttgtcccactggcagattttcctacttatttcaagtgaaaatttacttgaaacaggtgaaaattgtcaaataagttatttttctggtgttatttttctggtgatgactctaaatgttgaaatagcagtaaaaacacattcattgatgaaatgacataagggatggaaaggggggatggcagttttacaggggggatgattttgaccgtttttattccagggggggatgatttggaccgtttttattccctcatcccccctcaactccagtactgctcagAACCGACTGCTAACGGTGCGTTTTTGTCCATCCAGACGTGTCGGCATCTACGTGAACACATTCCAGAGCCTGGCGGGTCATCAGGAGAAGTTCCACAGAGAAATGAGCAAAGTGAGTCACTCTGATCCCGCGTGATCGATCACACTCAGCCGTAAATCGATTGATCGCTCGCTAACGTCTGAGTCTCCGCAGCTCAGCCTGAACCTGAACGACATCATGACCAaactggaggagcagcggcagcTCGGGTAAGTTAGTCCCCACACTACTGAACATTTCTGGGCAGACAGGACATGAGAGTAATGTCCTCCATGACGCCCCCTGCTGTAGAAAAGGTGCGACTGCAGCCTCAAAGACCGGAGGAGGTGGAAAGAGGTAAAGCTGCTGCATGCGTCCCTGCAGACGTCCTGCGTCTCTGCAGACGTTCCACGTCTCTGCAGACGAACGTCTTCTTTAGGGACAGTCTTGCATCCTTCAGCAAGACAACGCATGAAAACAATTCAAGCAATATGAAAGGAAAAATATGGGAAATGTCCAGGTAGCTCcggcagcaacagcagacatccacgtaggcaggtggaagcagcaacgggatgaccggggatggggggggggggccgggaccgcagaccagcacgcagctcccgaggctccggcctgcaaacatgcacaaaagagaaaaaaggggggccagcaaaagaaactacaggagcgacaaaaacgatagctatgagatatttattataaataaaaatggaaatggagaagagaggaagggaggaggagaggagaagaagggtgagaggcaccgcctagcggatcatgtcggtgcccccctgcagcataggcctatagcagcatatcgaCCGCGAAgatatatttgagactaactattatagtcttgttctatagctgcaactatgactactgactctaacacactagagtttacactacctagagatttaccaacaccagctagaggtttactaaacactaactataggctttactaaacaggttttacgtttagttttaaaggtggaggtggtgtcagcctccttaacccagattggaagttggttccatagtagtggtgcctgatagcagaacgcccgccctccaaatctacatttggatactctaggaactacgagtaaacctgcactccgagaacggagagctctgccaggaacataaggcactatcaggtcttgtaaataatgtCTGTTATCAGACCATAACGGGACAATATTCCTCCTCCAGAGCTCCTGCTGACCTCAGTTGTATGTATGTGGACTGTTGTTAGAAGAAAAGATACTTCTCAGCTGTAAACATCAGCCTAAACCAACTTTCCtaaaacatttttcttccaTCAAGAGAAAGAAATCTTTCTGAACACAGGGGTCGTGAAttaaaaaattgtgtttttaagattttctgcatgTTCATTTCTTGAATTAATTTTTTCTGAGTGTCAACTTTTGTCTGCTGGTCTCTAAAATGTTGGTGTGCATGACGTTGCTGTGAAACCGGTACGACGCATCGAATATCTGCAGCGCGTTGTCTCCGGCTGGTGGCCTCAGCTGGGAACTGCAGCTGTTGTTTTGGGAGTTTGTCGCCTCTTTGACCCAAATTTGTCTTGTTCATTTCTCAGTGAGGAAACCAACCACAGTGAACCAACCACCTCAGCACCAAAGGTAAACTCAACTCACTCTAATTCAACTAATAAACTGGTGAATACtgttagctgggagggaattcatgaaaatcgtgcacATAGTGAcaaagtttttgatatttggcatggtgttaggtatggacataaggttttcaaaaaccacagcaaacaaattggaacgccccctagtggctggtttgcagaaaattcaaaatgaatcaataagcgAGGCGATAGAGGCAGGAATTGTTGGTGGtaagtgagtttaaatatgcacagctgatgttttttgtgtgttattttaataacattctattctttcactgtgacttagttctgggccactgttctcacccaattagattattgacactacagcgatagtgacctgtccaataaacagaaaactgcattccttgggggtgaaaatatgggCTTTAGAGCCCTATATCATTTTTCtctgtgacttaattctagagatatggagttttttgggcaaaaaaatgaccttgaaaatttaatttgaccttcaacatgaccttgaaataggaaattgATCTCAGAATtaattcctagcaccaaaaaagtagaaaaagtcaCAATATACAACAATGTAGCTaagatatgacctttggtcttttcggcgggagccattttgaattttctgcaaactggccactagggggtgtcacaatttgtttgcggtggttttttgaaaaccttctgtccataactaacaccatgccaaatatcaaaaacttgttaccaagtgcacaatcttcATAATTGAcgtattccctcccagctatgtGAAGGACCTGAGAGAACTAGTCACACTAATAGTAGAGACTAGACTTACAAAGTGAGCACCGGCGCTGGCTGACATCACTAATCTGTTCACCCTCCTCCTTGCATGCCCACGTGCACGTGCATCCTGCGTGTTTGAACCCCGGAGATGGTTCACAAACCCGGGCCTCCCCCCAGTGGGCCTCCCCCCAGTGGGCCTCCCCCCAGTCGCCCTCCGCCCAGACTGACGCCGTCCCCGGACCCGAGGCCGCCGCCGCCCGACCCGGTGGAGAACGTGGCCCCGGAGGCtgcagaggctgcaggtccCGCAGATCCCAGCAGCCCCACGCCACAGGTCAGCTGACCACGTCCACAGCAGAAACACACAGCTGAAACACTAGGCTCTTTTTATCGGTCATttttggcgcttttacactagtacctactcagcgcaacTCGACTcgccccggttttgcgcttttccactacgggtcAAGGCGGGtggagtagatactttttctgtaactattctgcagaggttctaagcggctgagtcggctgtatctgacgtcatcacactacaggccaccgattggtcagggggttggagtcagacgtttgagtcagGAAGCGGAAATCAGTGCatagcgactcgcggcttcttcattttattcgaccagcaatggcagcaaaagtctgtttggtgatccaactctgaggtgcagatgttcataaacctggtggctgaggagagaattaaaaagggatctagacgggcgataaggaacgaccagatctaccaggaactctgtcacttcatagctgctcgcagctccagctgacttttcagcggcgcagagacaaacaaagaaaaaaaaagcattgccgcttgaagcttctctcactctaattttttaacttgatatcgaacacaagccacagacccagcagcacatctatcatttcctccaggttctacatctttagtgttgttgtcttcttcgtttagatacacaatcaaatacgtgacagcagcttctccaacctcctacttctgatctgggtgtctaaaaacaagCGAGGACGAGGccagtcgagtcgcgctgagtaggtactagtttaAAAGCGCCATTTGTGTCAGCAGAAGTTCGTATATTTGTCATCTGCTGATTGTCGGTCCTCAGATCAATAACAACATGTAGGTTTATCGTGCCATTTTTTACTGAACAACAACAAAGCCAAAAAGGGTTGTggcaacaccaagtaccccctcCCGCCCACTGCATCAAACACTGTTTAATTTCTACCAGagcagtaagtgtgtgtgtgtgtgtgtgtgtgtgtgtgtgtgtgtgtgtgtgtgtgtgtgtgtgtgtgtgtgtgtgtgtgtgtgtgtgtgtgtgtgtgtgtgtgtgtgtgtgtgtgtgtgtgtgtgtgtgtgtgtagcagtGTGAGCCCTGGTCAGGGGTGAACCTGTTGGACTGGGATGTGGCAGTTTTACAGCCTGTAACACTTCCAGTTCTGaaggtgggtgtgtgtgtgcgcatgtgtgtgtgtgtgtttctagagccgcatgcggctctttagcgccgccctagtggctcctgaacctttttcaaaaatgtttgacttttttttctctttttcttcttttttcccttttttttcttatttttttcttcctttgttctttagacttttttctcgacatttcgacttttttttcgacattttgacttttttctcgacattttgacttttttctcgacattttcaaattttttctcgacttttcgacttttttctcgagattgtacttcaacattaatctcaacattccgacttttctctcaacatttcgaattttttctcgacatttcgacttttttctcgacattttgacttttttcctcgacatttcgcctttcgccatttgccttcattctaatacaagacttttcattttttgcggctccagacatattcgttttttgtgtttttggtccaatatggctctttcaacattttgggttgccgacccctgatctagacatTACTAAGTATTGACCTCCCTATCAACCATCTCCAGTGTGTGGCCACTTTCATGGTTTGTACCAGAATGATGAAAGAGCCTTTAAAACATCTGCTCCGGGGTGTAAAAGCATCAGACTGCATGTTTCTCGACTGCATGGCTCCGTACGAGTGTGGATCCTGAAATCAAACCCACTCTGCATGCGTCTTCACCGTTTCATCTGCTTCTTCTGCAAACCTCTTCACTTATTCTGGGTTAGACGTTTCTTAAAGCAGTAAAAATAAGTTAAACTTGTGTTTGGTCTTGTTCCTCACCGCTCCACGGCAGGAGCCTGCATGGGACTCGTGGGTAAGCATATGTCCATGTTTTATTCAAGTTTCCCCCTCAGAAGTCCAGAACACTCATTTCCAGAATTTTGGACTGAAATAAAGTCTCCAACTCTTCAACCTCCGtcattccatccttccatccttccgtccttccttggCTTTTTTAAATCCTTCGCGACCCAAATGATGCCCCTTATGCTCTTGGTCCTCCTTCAATCCGCCTTCCTACCTTTCCACTTGATTCCAAACCTCCTGAAATGCTCCACAACCCCTGACCTGATAGCAAGAACAGACCCCCGCAGAGCAGGAAGCCCCCCAGGATGAAGACCCCTACCAAGAAGAGGCCCAGGCTGACTGGGATGACAGCGAGCGCTACTCCCAGAGCAACGCCCAGCCCGGGTGGGACGACGCGGAGACGGCCGGGGACGGCTGGAACGATGACCAAGGCAATGCGGCTCAGTCCTACGCCGAACCCAGCTGGGACGAGGACGGCGCCGGCGCGGGGCAGGGCGGCTGGGGGGAAGAGCCAGAGGTAGAGTTGGGAGGACACGAGCGGATGTCCGCGAGGTCTAGAGTAGTCCGGGACTTCTCAAAATTTGGTGGAAAACACAACTTTCCCTTCTGAgcttttcgtcttttttctccaccTTGAGAACTTCTGCGTTTCCTCCTCAAACCGACGTCTTTTCCTTCTCGTTGCAGAGTTCGGTGACCAACGGATCCGGTGGTGAACTCCCTCCGGGGTTCCTCTACAAGGCCAGTCCGTTTTATATTTCACTTCCTCAAACACCAGCGCTCTCTGCTTTTTTTAACAGAAATCTGATTTCCTGACTGCAGGTGAAGGCAGTGCACGAGTACACCGCCACCGACGGCGacgagctggagctgcaggttgGAGATGTCGTGCTGGTTTTGGCCTTCGACAACCCGGATGAACAGGTCAGAACCATGCAGGTCTTGTTATACAATTaccataaaaagaaaatagacaTATATGCAAGGAGGTCCAAAAAACTCTAGACTTGACAAGAGGACTTCCTTAAATGAGCATAAAAATGGACATTATCATGGACATAAatgcatacaaacacacacacacacacacacacacagaaaagtaCATATcccaacaaataaaaaagacaaaggaaagaaagaaaaaaactacaatactgtataaaaatgaggaaaaggGACAAATGTGAGTAATTAGAAGTTTACATCATATCATTAAGCTATTGATATAGCAAAATATgtttcacagatttaaataattCATGAAAAAGTTTGACCAGGTGGGGAGGAAGTGAATAGAGGATCTGCATTAACGTCacattcccactggaccagcccccttactcacactgagtggcaaaaacagctgcaactagtggagaagatgggataacagccgattattggcttaaattaaaggcagttggacttgacagtgacccgtacagttaccccaagaaccagtggtccatggacattaatatttggtacagttaccccaagaaccagtggtccatggacattaatatttggtacagttaccaagaaccagtggtccatggacattaatatttggtacagttaccaagaaccagtggtccatggacattaatatttggtacagttaccaagaaccagtggtccatccatggacattaatatttggtacagttaccaagaaccagtggtccatggacattaatatttggtacagttaccaagaaccagtggtccatggacattaatatttggtacagttaccaagaaccagtggtccatggacattaatatttggtacagttaccaagaaccagtggtccatggacattaatatttggtacagttaccaagaaccagtggtccatggacattaatatttggacacgaatccagtttcctgatatttatatggacttaatttctacgccggggaagtacacgaagcaaagcttgaaggcttacaaaagtcttgacgcttggtccgacttcagggcaggatttgttgtaaaaattaaagtgatgaggacaccgaactttatgatttgaccgtttaacgttagctacccaaaaatccaacattacctgatacaaaatgggaaccgcaaatccacgtttcggtgcctggaatccagttgtttctgagaattgcagcgatccatttgtctttcttaagcttatttttcggcagtctgtaaaacgataactatgatttcttgctaaatctatgagtacagtcgatcgcacaacagcgttttcccattttagatgttttccagtcgcgcaaactgaaagtttacgctgccaccaatgttccctctaaactgcgcgcgtgcgcaatcgcgcactgcccgcatattctcagcgcacaagaaagtctatccagcgcagtgctttaagtgggccggtacgcgccggtacggagtacccccacttctcaatattagcctctggcgtactgggacttctcatgagctcagttctctgttctctccttgcaatttggctacagtggcgtcgcaacgcgactgcccctcgtgagacgttcactcgcaaagcctgatttatggtccgcgctaaatcgacgcaaggcctacgccgtagggtacgcggcaacgcgcaacgtacatgcgcgtcgccgcgtaccttacggcgtaggctctgcgttggtgtaacgcggaaccataaatcattttacggaggtcccgcgagtcgagaggaggagaagtattcaaggatttggggaatacaaggagctgtggggatcccggacacgagaaagtctgaagcctctgctaaaagctatccataccattgctgtgtctaccagcagtactggagttaatgggggatgaggggagatggcacccccccctgaaataaaaacggtccaaatcatccccccctgaaataaaaacggtttaaGTCATCcccactgaaataaaaacggtttaaatcatccctcctgaaataaaaacggtttaaatcatccccccctgaaataaaaacggtccaaatcaccccccccccccctgaaataaaaaaggtccaaatcatcccccctgaaataaaaacggtccaaatcatcccccctgtaaaactgtcatgcctcctttccatcccttatgtcatttcatcaatgaatgtggttttactgctatttcaacatttagagtcatcaccagaaaaataacaccagaaaaataacttatttgacaattttcacctgtttcaagtaaattttcacttgaaataagtagaaaaatctgccagtgggacaagatttatcttctcattacaagcaaaaatcttgttccactagcagatttttctacttatttcaagtgaaaatttacttgaaacaggtgaaaatggtcaattaaaacaaaattttgtcaacatttcaacttttttcataaaattttggacttttttttcctcaaaatctcaacttttctctggacattttgactttttttctctaaattttgacttttttctcaaaactttttttctcgacatttcgattttttttctcaaaatttcgagaaaaaagtcgaaattttcacctgtttcaagtagattttcacttaaaataagtagaaaaatctgccagtggaacatgacttttttgcttgtaatgagaagataaatcttgtcccaatggcagatttttctacttatttcaagtgaaaatttacttgaaacaggtgaaaattgttgttttttccagtgacgagtcttgttttaagtggaatgagatacttaaaaataaagcgtgcatatgtgatgttgctcacagttgtcctcagtttgctcagggagcttgtgtgtgtgcccagatacatgaaaaattagagggaacattggctgccactcagtctttctgacactcagtctttctgccactcagtgggcgtaacccgctgtgaagtcgcatctgtgacgtcatgcgcattccctctattccaTATCTTGGAACCTCTGTAGGAGAGCTTAAATTGAGATGTAATAGTCGCGATTGTGGGGGCCGAAGCTGGGATGCTTTACGGGTTGAATAATTATGAAATTCATTGTTCGGGGAAAAGAAATTGTGAAAAAGGTTAGGAAGAGTTTtatttaaagaaccatatacaaattgagaaatgtggagattaTTAATCTGATAGATATTAAGGATGCCAAATTTTACGAAACAAAGGTAATGAGTGACTTCTTAGAGGCGAATGATGATTCTCACCACTGGTTTTTGCAACCTTAAACCCACACATGTACTTCCTGGTCCGTCGTTGATGACTGTCCCTGAATGTTGGTGCGTGTCTTTCCCGTCTGCAGGACG encodes:
- the bin1b gene encoding myc box-dependent-interacting protein 1b isoform X1; protein product: MAEIGKGVTAGKLAINVQKRLNRAQEKVLQKLGKADETRDAAFEEMVANFNKQMAEGTKLHKDLKAYQAAVKTMHDASRRLQDCLADMYEPDWFGKEEMNALVEEMIEKELDCNLEDTDTLWLDYHVNITDKSLHGMDSYLTQFPEIKARIAKRERKMVDFDSARHHFGSLQKGKKKDEAKIAKPAALLEMAAPSWAQGLISAHQVAQTNLSYNQAEEELGRAQKIFEELNVGLQDELPALWDRRVGIYVNTFQSLAGHQEKFHREMSKLSLNLNDIMTKLEEQRQLGKGATAASKTGGGGKSEETNHSEPTTSAPKMVHKPGPPPSGPPPSGPPPSRPPPRLTPSPDPRPPPPDPVENVAPEAAEAAGPADPSSPTPQEPAWDSWQEQTPAEQEAPQDEDPYQEEAQADWDDSERYSQSNAQPGWDDAETAGDGWNDDQGNAAQSYAEPSWDEDGAGAGQGGWGEEPEVELGGHERMSARSRVVRDFSKFGGKHNFPF